The nucleotide window TGTTTTCCAGGCTGGCAACTGCTCAGGTTCAGATGTTTCATCAGACGCCCCGCACGGTAACGGCTCATCGGGACGCCGTTTTGGGTCAGCATGTCAGCCAGAGTACGCGCCCCTGCTGAGCCCCGGCTCTGATTCCACGCCCGGCGTATTTCGCTGCACAGCCTGACTCGCGCCGGATTAACCGTATCGCGTCGTTTTCGCCAGTATCGGTAACTGCTGCGGTGTATTCCCAGAGCAGAACACAGGCTGACGACCGTGTGGCTGTCACTCAGTCTGGCAACTATCGTGAACCGTTCAGTGAGTCGGACATCAAGAGCGCGGTAGCCTTTTTTAATATCGTATTCTGTTCCTCCAGGCGACGAACCTGCTTTTCCAGCTCGCGGATACGTTGCTGGTCTGGAGTAATAGGTGTGGCAGAGGGCGTAATCCCCTGGCGCTCACGCCTGAGCTGGCGTACCCAGCTCTCAAGCGTGGTAGAACCGACATTCATCGCTTCACTGGCTTGTCGATAGGAGTAGCCCTTATCAACAATCAGCTGTGCACATTCCATCCTGAACTCGGGGGTGAAAGTACGCTTAGTTTTCTTGTTCATTAAGTCACCTGTTTTGTGTTGAGGTGAGAATATCACCTTTAATCAGGTGGCCAAATTTACTGTGCCACTACATCTGTGTTCTATGAACCTGATTAGCCATTCATGGCTTACCTTGTCGAAGAACTGACTGATATCGGCATCCAGTACCCAGTTTACATTGGTCCGAACCAGCCCTGTGGCCAGTGCGTCCAGCGCATTGTGCTGGCTTCGCCCGGGTCTGAACCCGTATGAAAACCCCATAAAGTCATTTTCGTAGACTGCATTCAGGATCTTAACCAGCGCATACTGGACGATTTTGTCCTCCAGTGAGGCGATGCCGAGCGGGCGCTGTTTTCCATCCGCTTTCGGGATGTAGTGCCGCCTGCCGGGCTGAGCCCTGTAACTACCCTGATGAAGCCTCCGGTGCAGATCT belongs to Klebsiella quasivariicola and includes:
- a CDS encoding IS3 family transposase (programmed frameshift), which codes for MIFSPQHKTGDLMNKKTKRTFTPEFRMECAQLIVDKGYSYRQASEAMNVGSTTLESWVRQLRRERQGITPSATPITPDQQRIRELEKQVRRLEEQNTIFKKGYRALDVRLTERFTIVARLSDSHTVVSLCSALGIHRSSYRYWRKRRDTVNPARVRLCSEIRRAWNQSRGSAGARTLADMLTQNGVPMSRYRAGRLMKHLNLSSCQPGKHQYKNARQEHTCLPNLLERQFAVPKPDRVWCGDITYIWAGNRWCYLAVVMDLFARRVIGWSLSVHADTALISSALRMAYETRGQPRDVMFHSDQGSQYTGLKYQQLLWRYRIKQSVSRRGNCWDNSPMERFFRSLKTEWVPVNGYAGKDEARQQINGYILNYYNSVRPHHYNGGLTPEESENRYHFYCKTVANIT